In a genomic window of Pseudomonadota bacterium:
- a CDS encoding MEDS domain-containing protein gives MDPSKDSHQTRERLSAESRQPIRFAGATLGDHCHICAFFHGLDEEYPVLFPFIKEGLERGEKAFHVVDPKLREEHNKTHRARRDSFRRRKT, from the coding sequence ATGGACCCGAGTAAAGACAGCCATCAAACAAGAGAGCGGCTTAGCGCCGAATCGCGCCAGCCTATACGGTTCGCTGGCGCGACACTCGGTGACCACTGCCATATATGTGCCTTCTTTCATGGCCTCGATGAAGAATATCCGGTACTTTTTCCTTTCATCAAGGAGGGCCTCGAGCGCGGGGAGAAAGCTTTCCACGTGGTTGACCCCAAACTGCGCGAGGAACACAATAAAACTCACCGAGCGCGCAGAGACTCATTTAGGAGGAGGAAAACATGA
- a CDS encoding aldehyde dehydrogenase family protein translates to MGTLDAAGEISHTVKRARRAQEAIEDYSQAEVDRLTTAVAWSVVRQDRAETLAKLAVDEGGFGNYTDKVTKIRNRIMGTLADISDVKTVGVVEEIPEKGLIKIAKPVGVVAALIPTTGPDATPPLKTLLALKGRNAIVIAAHPRTQQTTALAVQYMREACAQVGAPEDLVQLIDKPSLPKTQELMRLADLIVATGGEGMVKAAYSSGTPAYGVGVGNSVHVVDETADIDDAAKAIATAKTFDYATSCLADNAVVAAADIYRELVTALVAQGAYVCNADEKARLQELMWPQAGAPVPAVAVIAKSASHIAEMAGISVPGDRRFLVVEEDGVGPDHPLSGEKLSVVLALYRYDSGIENAVKLVNAITLYQGRGHTCGIHTRSDAHVMALGLGTKTGRVLVNQSLNEGAGSPRNGLPYTLSLSCGTWGGNITTENVNTRHLINLTWVSRPIAARLINAQSLFREHWDRYGK, encoded by the coding sequence ATGGGCACTCTGGATGCAGCTGGCGAGATTAGCCACACAGTCAAGCGGGCCAGGCGGGCCCAGGAAGCCATTGAGGATTATTCGCAAGCGGAGGTCGACCGGCTGACCACGGCGGTCGCCTGGTCGGTGGTCCGTCAGGATCGGGCCGAGACCCTGGCGAAGCTTGCGGTCGATGAGGGCGGGTTCGGCAACTATACCGATAAAGTGACCAAGATCCGCAACCGCATCATGGGAACACTCGCCGATATCTCCGACGTGAAGACGGTCGGCGTTGTCGAAGAAATTCCGGAAAAGGGCTTGATCAAGATCGCCAAGCCCGTCGGCGTCGTCGCGGCCCTCATCCCAACCACCGGGCCCGATGCGACGCCACCGCTCAAGACCTTGCTGGCCCTCAAGGGCCGTAACGCCATCGTCATCGCCGCCCACCCGCGCACCCAACAGACCACAGCGCTCGCGGTGCAGTACATGCGCGAGGCCTGCGCACAAGTCGGCGCACCGGAAGATCTCGTCCAGCTCATCGACAAGCCTTCGCTTCCCAAGACCCAAGAGCTGATGCGGCTAGCCGACCTGATTGTGGCGACCGGAGGGGAAGGCATGGTCAAGGCCGCTTACAGCTCGGGGACCCCCGCCTACGGAGTCGGTGTCGGTAACTCAGTGCACGTGGTCGACGAAACGGCAGACATCGACGACGCTGCAAAGGCCATCGCGACCGCCAAGACTTTCGACTATGCGACCAGTTGCCTGGCTGACAATGCAGTCGTTGCCGCGGCGGATATTTACCGAGAACTCGTTACGGCACTGGTGGCTCAGGGTGCCTACGTGTGTAACGCAGACGAAAAGGCGCGGCTGCAGGAGCTCATGTGGCCGCAAGCCGGTGCGCCCGTTCCCGCCGTCGCGGTGATCGCGAAATCGGCGAGCCACATCGCGGAAATGGCGGGGATTTCGGTGCCGGGCGATCGTCGATTCCTAGTCGTCGAGGAGGACGGCGTGGGTCCCGATCACCCTCTCTCCGGCGAAAAACTCTCGGTCGTACTCGCTCTGTACCGCTACGACAGCGGTATCGAGAACGCAGTCAAGCTCGTCAACGCCATCACCCTATACCAAGGACGCGGTCATACCTGCGGCATCCATACCCGCTCCGATGCGCACGTGATGGCCCTCGGTCTCGGGACCAAGACCGGGCGGGTACTGGTGAATCAGAGCCTCAACGAGGGTGCCGGCAGTCCGCGAAACGGTTTGCCTTATACCTTGAGCCTGAGCTGCGGGACTTGGGGCGGCAACATCACGACCGAGAACGTGAACACCAGGCACCTCATCAACCTGACCTGGGTCTCACGCCCGATCGCCGCACGCCTGATCAACGCGCAGTCCCTTTTTCGAGAGCATTGGGACAGGTATGGCAAATGA